One genomic region from Fictibacillus marinisediminis encodes:
- a CDS encoding carbonate dehydratase: MKRDDCFRPFISPNPITSFNPVQISPKIDKRSFISPFSSVIGDVVIRKNVYVAPNVSIRADEGTPFYIGSNTNLQDGVILHGLLNKLISVGGKGYSIFISKEVTIAHGALVHGPCYIGNKVFVGFKSIVYNAIVQSGVFISNNAVVTNGVHIPKNRFVPPGANIDTQEKADALSKVPADSKEFAREVQRVNQEFPASYNLLFGENRCSCGVAYDGRRKEGAE; this comes from the coding sequence TTGAAACGTGACGATTGTTTTAGACCATTTATCAGTCCCAATCCAATTACTTCATTTAATCCCGTTCAAATCTCCCCCAAAATTGACAAAAGATCATTCATTAGTCCTTTCTCCAGTGTAATTGGTGATGTAGTCATAAGAAAAAATGTTTATGTAGCACCTAATGTTAGTATACGTGCGGATGAAGGGACCCCATTTTATATAGGCTCTAATACAAATCTTCAGGATGGAGTCATTTTACATGGGTTATTAAATAAACTCATATCTGTAGGTGGAAAGGGGTATTCCATCTTCATAAGCAAGGAAGTCACCATTGCTCATGGAGCTCTCGTTCATGGCCCCTGTTATATTGGAAATAAGGTATTTGTTGGATTTAAATCCATTGTATATAACGCGATTGTACAAAGTGGAGTGTTCATTTCCAATAATGCAGTCGTCACCAATGGTGTTCATATTCCAAAGAACAGATTCGTCCCGCCGGGCGCTAATATTGATACCCAAGAAAAAGCTGATGCCCTTTCAAAAGTACCTGCTGACAGCAAAGAATTTGCAAGAGAGGTACAGCGAGTCAATCAGGAATTCCCGGCTTCTTATAATTTATTATTTGGGGAAAATCGCTGTTCTTGCGGTGTCGCTTATGACGGCCGCAGGAAAGAGGGAGCAGAATAA
- a CDS encoding DUF1273 domain-containing protein, which translates to MVKNLLITGYKSHELGIFKEKDPGVHYIKKAIEKQLTVLLEEGLEWVIISGQPGVEIWAGEVAVELRDQRFPDLKLAVLTPFLDQEANWNEARQEQYHELLAQADFVESISNKPYFSPKQLAAKNGFLVQKTDGMLILYDEDTPGTPRFYLEPARRRQEKDPAYEVLYITPSDLELIYQDEQDAKGEFWE; encoded by the coding sequence ATGGTGAAAAACTTGCTGATAACTGGATATAAATCCCATGAACTCGGGATTTTTAAAGAGAAAGATCCGGGGGTACACTATATAAAAAAAGCCATTGAGAAACAACTGACAGTGCTCTTGGAAGAAGGACTGGAATGGGTGATCATCAGCGGCCAGCCGGGTGTTGAAATATGGGCGGGGGAAGTCGCTGTTGAGCTTCGGGATCAAAGATTTCCGGACCTCAAACTTGCAGTGCTTACCCCATTCCTGGATCAGGAAGCGAATTGGAACGAAGCCCGGCAGGAGCAGTATCATGAACTGCTGGCGCAGGCGGATTTTGTAGAATCGATCTCCAATAAACCGTACTTCAGTCCGAAGCAGCTGGCCGCAAAAAATGGGTTTCTTGTGCAGAAAACCGATGGGATGCTCATTTTATATGATGAAGATACTCCGGGAACACCGCGTTTTTATCTTGAACCTGCCAGACGGAGGCAAGAAAAAGATCCGGCATACGAAGTACTATATATCACACCGTCTGACCTAGAACTGATCTATCAGGATGAACAGGACGCCAAAGGGGAATTTTGGGAATGA
- a CDS encoding MgtC/SapB family protein, with translation MLVKLFISAILGLAIGLERQLKRKPLGLKTSLVISIISCLLTIVSIQSSYSFPSSAFVKIQMDPLRLAAQIVSGIGFLGAGVILRKEDDTITGLTTAAMIWGAAGIGIATGAGFFIEAVAGVILLMISVEILPLFINKLGFWRKIQAKEISLKLNLKYRDEMGEVIAEVQKQGLRIDHVHIQDLEDHSLLLELKVAVLNKNTIYDIYRGITEINKVHRTDISG, from the coding sequence ATGCTGGTGAAACTATTCATATCTGCCATATTGGGGCTGGCTATCGGTTTAGAAAGACAATTAAAGAGGAAACCATTGGGGTTAAAAACGAGCTTGGTTATATCCATTATTAGCTGCCTGTTAACCATTGTTTCCATACAATCTTCCTATTCCTTTCCGTCATCTGCTTTCGTAAAAATACAAATGGATCCGCTTCGATTAGCCGCGCAGATTGTTTCGGGAATTGGGTTTTTAGGAGCGGGAGTGATTTTAAGAAAAGAGGATGATACCATCACGGGTTTAACGACGGCTGCCATGATATGGGGAGCAGCAGGGATTGGTATCGCAACCGGTGCGGGTTTTTTTATCGAAGCTGTTGCAGGTGTCATCCTGCTTATGATCAGTGTTGAGATTCTTCCTCTTTTTATTAATAAACTCGGTTTTTGGCGAAAGATTCAAGCAAAAGAAATCTCCCTTAAACTTAATTTGAAATACAGGGATGAAATGGGTGAGGTGATTGCTGAAGTACAAAAACAAGGACTTAGAATCGATCATGTGCATATTCAGGATCTGGAAGATCATTCACTTCTTCTGGAGTTAAAAGTAGCGGTATTAAACAAAAATACCATTTATGACATCTACAGAGGCATAACAGAGATTAACAAAGTTCATCGGACAGATATCAGCGGTTAA
- a CDS encoding MFS transporter → MSFEHLDSPKLKRFQRKVTLLSAAGTFLDGFDLTVIAVAMPLILSQWDITPGIQALITSSAVIGSLIGALWLGNLTDKFGRKAMYVVDLMAFVVFAALTAFAQAPWELILFRFLLGIGIGADYPISATLVSEFSSTKSRGKHSTSLGAMWFVGAVTAYLIGILLVPVGPSAWRYMLLVGAVFALIVFFFRVTLPESPRWLASRGREKEAEEIMLKITGQKVIIPADSTPKTKVSHLFSKTLFKRTFFVCGFWFCYAVAYYGISMYTPTILKPFTNGSQMMVYMGSGTVSLLGLLGAIVGMNLVERIGRRPLIITSFIGLSIALIILALNPSPTFAFLVILFSLAVLFANMGGGILNFVYPTELFPTSIRASASGLATGFSRIGSIMGILVFPNLIAAWGSSKALWFFAVISLLGLTVSALLAPETKGKKLEELNNDLTSNFNSSTNGENHGKMA, encoded by the coding sequence ATGAGTTTTGAGCATTTGGATTCTCCAAAATTAAAGCGCTTTCAAAGAAAAGTCACCCTCTTGTCAGCTGCCGGTACTTTTCTTGATGGCTTTGATTTAACGGTTATTGCTGTCGCCATGCCGTTAATTTTAAGTCAGTGGGATATTACTCCCGGGATTCAGGCTTTGATCACATCTTCGGCTGTTATTGGTTCATTGATCGGTGCGTTGTGGCTTGGTAACTTAACCGATAAATTCGGCCGAAAAGCGATGTATGTTGTTGATTTAATGGCTTTTGTTGTGTTTGCCGCCTTAACCGCATTCGCACAGGCTCCATGGGAGCTCATTTTATTCCGTTTCTTGTTAGGAATTGGAATCGGTGCAGACTATCCGATTTCTGCTACTCTTGTATCGGAATTCAGTTCAACAAAAAGCCGGGGAAAACATAGTACATCTCTGGGGGCCATGTGGTTTGTAGGCGCTGTTACGGCCTATCTCATCGGGATCTTGTTAGTGCCGGTGGGGCCGAGTGCCTGGAGATACATGCTTCTGGTAGGAGCTGTTTTTGCATTAATCGTTTTCTTTTTTAGAGTCACCCTTCCGGAATCTCCTAGATGGCTGGCTTCAAGAGGACGGGAGAAAGAAGCAGAGGAAATCATGCTGAAAATCACAGGGCAAAAAGTCATCATTCCAGCGGATTCTACTCCGAAAACAAAAGTCAGCCATTTATTTTCAAAGACTCTTTTTAAACGTACGTTCTTTGTTTGCGGATTTTGGTTCTGCTATGCTGTCGCCTATTATGGAATTTCCATGTATACACCAACGATATTAAAACCCTTTACCAATGGTTCACAAATGATGGTTTATATGGGATCTGGAACGGTTAGTTTATTAGGTTTATTGGGAGCCATTGTCGGAATGAATCTTGTAGAAAGGATTGGAAGAAGGCCTCTTATTATTACTTCGTTCATCGGTTTATCGATAGCACTGATTATTCTAGCTCTTAATCCAAGTCCTACGTTTGCATTTTTGGTCATTCTGTTCAGTTTGGCTGTGCTGTTTGCCAATATGGGTGGAGGAATCCTTAACTTTGTCTATCCGACAGAATTATTCCCAACAAGTATCCGAGCGAGTGCATCCGGTTTGGCCACGGGATTCAGCCGAATTGGTTCCATTATGGGGATATTGGTATTTCCTAATTTGATTGCGGCGTGGGGAAGCAGCAAAGCCCTCTGGTTCTTTGCCGTTATCAGTTTATTAGGCTTAACTGTATCGGCATTATTAGCCCCTGAAACCAAAGGCAAAAAATTAGAAGAACTGAATAATGATCTTACCTCTAATTTTAATTCATCAACAAACGGAGAAAATCATGGAAAAATGGCTTAA
- a CDS encoding glycerol-3-phosphate responsive antiterminator, with protein sequence MNIVDLVQSQVIAAIKNEEEIEKAITSNANIVFLLTGNLLNITEYLDRLKEAQKSIFIHIDFIEGLSNTKSAIKYIAQKWKPLGIITTKSTLIKFAKEEGLMVIQRMFLIDHSAITKGISICETYHPDAIEVLPGLMPNVIDHLTRQVNLPIIAGGLISSKEDIIKGLEAGALAMSTGDSSLWNFDI encoded by the coding sequence ATGAATATCGTAGATCTCGTTCAGTCACAAGTCATTGCTGCTATTAAAAATGAAGAAGAAATCGAAAAAGCGATAACAAGCAATGCAAATATTGTATTTCTCTTGACAGGAAACTTGTTGAATATAACAGAATATCTTGATCGATTAAAAGAAGCTCAAAAGAGTATCTTTATTCATATCGATTTTATAGAAGGCCTTTCTAATACGAAGAGCGCCATAAAATATATTGCTCAAAAATGGAAACCCTTAGGCATCATTACAACAAAAAGCACCTTGATTAAATTTGCCAAAGAAGAAGGGTTAATGGTCATTCAACGAATGTTTCTTATTGACCATAGTGCCATTACAAAGGGAATCAGCATATGCGAGACGTATCATCCGGATGCCATTGAGGTGCTGCCAGGACTTATGCCAAACGTGATCGATCATCTGACAAGACAGGTTAACCTGCCCATCATTGCGGGAGGCTTAATCAGTTCAAAAGAAGATATCATCAAAGGACTGGAAGCGGGTGCTCTGGCCATGTCTACCGGTGATTCCTCCCTATGGAATTTTGATATCTAA
- a CDS encoding HAD-IIA family hydrolase, translated as MAKGFIFDLDGTVYVENQMIEGGKEAIEYLRNGGHKVVFFTNKSISTRHDYVKKLKGLGIEASIDEVINSNYITAKFLKQHMNRSDAVYVIGEEALFEELIHEGIRITEDPDQATYVVLGWDRQFNYRKLNDAYQAWAKNGAVILATNPDRTCPVVDGEIPDCGSIIGAMEGTIGKAIDYIMGKPSKFAADIVIKDVLHLKPEECYIIGDRLETDIRMGNDNGIQTVLVLSGITTKEMVKDSVQKPSYILQSIKDIHQLPLHRSLPITSH; from the coding sequence ATGGCAAAAGGTTTTATATTTGATTTGGATGGAACCGTTTATGTAGAAAACCAGATGATTGAGGGGGGGAAGGAAGCGATAGAATATTTGCGGAATGGCGGGCACAAGGTCGTCTTTTTCACGAATAAATCCATCTCGACGCGTCATGACTATGTAAAAAAGCTGAAGGGACTGGGAATCGAGGCGTCAATAGATGAAGTTATCAACTCCAATTACATTACAGCCAAGTTTTTAAAACAACATATGAATCGCAGCGATGCTGTTTATGTTATCGGGGAGGAGGCTTTATTCGAAGAGTTGATCCATGAAGGAATAAGAATTACAGAGGATCCTGACCAAGCTACCTATGTCGTTTTAGGCTGGGATCGCCAATTTAATTATCGTAAACTGAACGATGCCTATCAAGCATGGGCGAAAAACGGGGCGGTGATTCTGGCAACCAACCCGGATCGCACGTGTCCGGTTGTGGATGGTGAGATTCCTGATTGTGGGTCCATTATTGGGGCAATGGAAGGAACGATTGGCAAGGCCATTGATTATATCATGGGGAAACCTTCGAAATTCGCGGCGGATATTGTCATAAAGGATGTTTTACATTTAAAGCCTGAAGAATGCTATATCATCGGAGACCGTTTAGAGACGGATATACGAATGGGAAATGATAATGGGATCCAAACCGTGCTCGTGCTGTCTGGAATTACAACAAAAGAAATGGTAAAGGATTCTGTGCAAAAACCTTCCTATATCCTTCAAAGCATTAAAGATATCCACCAGTTGCCATTGCACCGCTCTTTGCCAATAACGAGTCATTAG
- a CDS encoding sugar phosphate isomerase/epimerase family protein codes for MEKWLNSWSLGLTADVNDFIRIKKAGFEGIEILAEQNNAHHYLKFASDLGFKVGLHLPFHDLNLATPDSIVYERTFNVLSQWLAKLAEYGGKHATFHGGYAWFSEERNESLIRVKERILKLNEVAMQHGVELLLENLIPDKLNYCHQIASNVEEWIDLITAANVKACLDIGHLDLMGDALETTIDQLAGSLGGIHLSENDGKSDLHLLPGEGNHFTEELEGFLEKQSFDGPVIYEINPYQYSIQDIINHVSNVNSIVR; via the coding sequence ATGGAAAAATGGCTTAATAGCTGGTCCCTGGGACTAACAGCAGATGTAAATGACTTTATCAGGATTAAAAAAGCAGGGTTCGAAGGCATTGAAATACTGGCAGAACAGAACAATGCTCATCACTATTTAAAGTTTGCCAGTGATTTAGGTTTTAAGGTTGGATTGCATTTGCCTTTCCACGATCTCAATCTGGCTACTCCTGATTCGATTGTATACGAAAGAACATTTAATGTTTTATCACAATGGCTGGCAAAGCTTGCTGAATATGGAGGGAAGCATGCGACCTTCCATGGAGGATATGCCTGGTTTTCTGAAGAACGAAATGAGTCCTTAATAAGGGTAAAAGAGCGAATTTTAAAGCTAAATGAAGTCGCTATGCAGCATGGGGTAGAATTGCTGTTGGAAAACCTCATTCCGGATAAATTAAACTATTGCCATCAGATTGCTTCTAATGTAGAAGAATGGATCGATTTAATCACTGCTGCAAATGTAAAGGCGTGCTTGGATATCGGCCATTTGGATTTGATGGGGGATGCTTTGGAAACAACGATTGATCAGCTGGCTGGATCATTAGGCGGCATCCATTTATCAGAGAATGATGGGAAATCGGATCTTCATCTGCTTCCTGGGGAGGGAAATCATTTCACGGAGGAGCTGGAGGGCTTTTTAGAGAAGCAATCCTTTGATGGACCGGTTATCTATGAAATTAATCCGTATCAATACTCGATCCAGGATATTATCAATCATGTATCGAACGTTAATTCTATCGTACGATAA
- a CDS encoding ribonuclease H-like domain-containing protein translates to MSMQSKLNRFKKHLVSEKKEARTGIQTPPSQLVIQHHEAWNSFQTTPYFYEEEYCLVREVSYPLDQRWGNYSFEELEEVMEDWRKAGAVHPLSSHDLYPSDLVFFDTETTGLSGGAGNTIFLLGYSQVEEDQVKVKQFFLPGPGSEIAMYHLFLTQIKELKNLVTYNGKSFDWPQVKTRHTLIRDFVPSLPAFGHFDLLHGSRRLWKQSLESVRLSVVEKEILGVKREHDTPGYLAPMLYFQYLKENDPELVKGVMTHNEWDVLSLISLYIHISKLLQGGSAVTSIEQYESARWYESAGQFGIALQKYTEMMNGEGSQSKMAKKAAAALYKKTKQDHLAVPLWQELCTNGSLGNDEEPYVELAKWHEHQGKDYEKALYYAEAAYGIWKSKKRLLKRTEEKEKTALDNRIQRLRKKCENS, encoded by the coding sequence ATGTCGATGCAGTCAAAACTGAATCGTTTTAAGAAGCACCTCGTCTCTGAGAAGAAGGAAGCCCGGACGGGCATCCAGACGCCGCCTTCTCAGCTAGTCATTCAGCATCATGAAGCTTGGAACAGTTTTCAAACGACGCCTTATTTTTATGAAGAAGAGTATTGCCTCGTCAGGGAAGTCAGCTACCCATTGGATCAGCGCTGGGGAAATTATTCATTCGAAGAACTGGAAGAAGTGATGGAAGACTGGAGGAAGGCTGGTGCCGTTCATCCGCTATCTTCTCATGACCTATATCCATCAGATCTTGTTTTCTTTGATACGGAAACGACTGGATTAAGCGGTGGAGCAGGAAATACCATCTTTCTCCTCGGCTACAGCCAAGTGGAAGAAGATCAGGTAAAAGTGAAACAGTTTTTCCTTCCCGGCCCTGGATCGGAAATTGCGATGTACCATCTTTTTTTAACTCAAATCAAGGAACTGAAAAACTTGGTTACGTACAATGGGAAATCCTTTGACTGGCCTCAAGTTAAAACGAGACATACACTGATTCGGGATTTTGTACCTTCTCTGCCGGCGTTCGGACATTTTGATCTTCTCCATGGATCCAGAAGGCTTTGGAAACAGAGCCTTGAATCCGTAAGGCTCTCAGTCGTTGAAAAGGAGATCCTCGGTGTGAAGCGGGAGCATGACACTCCAGGTTATCTGGCGCCCATGCTCTATTTTCAATATTTAAAAGAAAACGATCCCGAACTCGTAAAAGGGGTCATGACCCATAATGAATGGGATGTTTTATCGCTGATTTCCCTCTATATCCATATCTCCAAACTCCTGCAGGGCGGCTCTGCAGTGACGAGCATTGAACAGTATGAATCGGCAAGGTGGTACGAATCTGCCGGCCAGTTTGGCATTGCTCTGCAAAAATATACGGAGATGATGAACGGGGAAGGAAGCCAAAGTAAAATGGCCAAAAAGGCAGCAGCGGCTCTTTATAAAAAAACAAAGCAAGATCATCTGGCAGTTCCGCTCTGGCAGGAACTTTGCACCAATGGTTCGCTGGGAAATGATGAAGAACCGTATGTCGAATTGGCGAAATGGCATGAACATCAGGGAAAAGACTATGAAAAAGCGCTCTATTATGCAGAAGCTGCGTACGGGATCTGGAAGAGCAAAAAGAGGTTGTTAAAACGGACGGAAGAGAAAGAAAAAACAGCTTTGGACAACAGAATTCAGAGATTAAGAAAAAAATGTGAAAACTCCTAA
- a CDS encoding DEAD/DEAH box helicase — METKKTMQELLALLRTEPSINEQIVHWKIIEEKEAVTGQIPETLHPHIKQALQDRGVTSLYSHQLTAFQTALNQKSFVAVTPTASGKTLCYNLPVLQEIAENPDSRALYLFPTKALAQDQKAEINEFIDAIGLDIKSYTYDGDTPANIRQVVRKAGNVVMTNPDMLHSAILPHHTKWVSLFENLKYIVIDELHTYRGVFGSHVANVIRRLKRICSFYGSDPIFICTSATIANPKELAENLTGTGMELINNNGAPSGKKHFIFYNPPIVNKPLNVRKSATLEARDLAGQFLKNKIQTIVFARSRVRVEILLTYLQELAKKEFGMKSIQGYRGGYLPTQRRAIEKGLRNGEIMGVVSTNALELGVDIGQLHACILTGYPGSIASAWQQAGRAGRRQDESVVILVASSSPMDQYIIQQPEYFFDRSPESARINPENLIILVDHVKCAAYELPFKEGDAFWGVEIEEILEFLTEEQVLHHQGKRYFWMNDSFPAHNISLRSASQENVVIVDQSDVANVRIIGEMDRFSSMTLLHEEAIYLHQGVQYQVEKLDYEEKKAFVREVDVDYFTDANLAVSLKVLEIDKNTKLKDQERAFGEVTVNAMATIFKKIKFETHENIGSGPIHLPEEELHTSATWLEFDRDQLQSIRESSIEQGLIGIANVFRHVAPLFVMCDPSDLHVVPQIKAVHSGKPTIFLYDRYPGGIGLSENVYKIWDTVIHEAHQVIQTCPCEAGCPSCTGTMLEGENAKVLALKLLDAVRRDENVDAVKTESF; from the coding sequence ATGGAAACGAAAAAAACGATGCAGGAACTGCTTGCATTATTAAGAACGGAGCCTTCCATTAATGAACAGATTGTTCACTGGAAAATAATAGAAGAAAAAGAAGCGGTGACAGGGCAAATACCTGAAACACTTCATCCACATATAAAACAAGCATTACAAGACAGGGGAGTAACTTCACTATATTCCCACCAGCTGACCGCCTTTCAAACCGCACTGAACCAAAAGAGTTTTGTCGCGGTCACACCGACGGCTTCAGGGAAAACCCTGTGCTATAACTTGCCGGTCCTGCAGGAAATCGCGGAGAACCCGGACAGCAGAGCCTTGTACTTATTTCCGACCAAAGCGCTCGCCCAGGACCAAAAGGCTGAGATCAACGAGTTTATTGATGCGATCGGTCTTGATATCAAGAGCTATACGTATGATGGCGATACACCGGCCAACATCCGGCAGGTGGTAAGAAAAGCCGGAAATGTCGTTATGACAAATCCGGACATGCTGCATTCAGCGATTCTGCCTCATCATACGAAGTGGGTCTCACTGTTTGAGAACCTGAAGTATATCGTCATCGACGAGCTCCATACATACAGAGGGGTGTTTGGCAGCCATGTCGCAAATGTCATCCGCCGTTTGAAGAGAATTTGCTCATTCTATGGAAGCGATCCGATCTTCATCTGTACTTCAGCTACGATTGCCAATCCGAAAGAACTGGCGGAAAATCTCACGGGAACAGGAATGGAACTCATCAACAACAACGGCGCGCCGAGCGGTAAGAAACACTTCATCTTCTATAACCCGCCGATTGTGAACAAGCCGCTGAATGTTCGGAAATCAGCCACACTGGAGGCGAGAGATCTTGCAGGCCAGTTTCTTAAAAACAAGATCCAAACGATCGTTTTTGCCAGAAGCCGCGTGAGAGTGGAAATTCTGCTGACGTATCTTCAGGAGCTGGCCAAAAAGGAATTCGGCATGAAGTCCATTCAAGGGTATCGAGGGGGCTATCTTCCGACCCAGCGGAGGGCCATCGAGAAGGGCTTGCGAAACGGGGAGATCATGGGTGTCGTCAGTACAAACGCCCTTGAGCTTGGTGTCGATATCGGACAGCTCCACGCTTGTATTTTAACAGGGTATCCCGGGTCGATCGCCAGTGCGTGGCAGCAGGCGGGAAGAGCGGGCCGCCGTCAGGATGAATCTGTCGTGATCTTGGTCGCTAGCTCCAGTCCGATGGATCAGTATATCATCCAGCAGCCGGAATACTTTTTTGACCGGTCGCCTGAATCTGCCCGTATCAACCCGGAAAATCTGATCATACTTGTGGATCATGTCAAATGTGCGGCATATGAGCTTCCCTTTAAAGAAGGGGATGCATTTTGGGGAGTAGAGATTGAAGAGATACTTGAGTTTTTAACGGAAGAACAAGTCCTTCATCATCAGGGAAAACGATACTTCTGGATGAACGATTCCTTTCCGGCCCACAACATTTCGTTACGGTCCGCCTCTCAGGAAAATGTGGTGATCGTGGATCAAAGTGATGTAGCAAACGTAAGAATCATCGGCGAGATGGACCGTTTCAGCTCAATGACTCTTTTGCATGAAGAAGCCATTTATCTTCATCAGGGTGTTCAATATCAGGTTGAAAAACTGGATTATGAAGAAAAGAAAGCATTCGTCCGGGAAGTAGATGTTGATTATTTTACAGATGCCAATCTTGCCGTTTCCTTAAAAGTACTCGAAATCGACAAGAATACGAAGCTGAAAGATCAGGAGAGGGCATTTGGGGAAGTAACCGTCAATGCGATGGCTACCATTTTTAAGAAAATAAAATTTGAAACCCATGAGAATATCGGATCAGGCCCCATCCATCTTCCGGAAGAAGAGCTTCACACATCAGCTACCTGGCTTGAATTTGACCGGGATCAGCTTCAAAGTATACGTGAAAGCTCCATCGAACAGGGGCTGATCGGAATTGCAAATGTGTTCCGGCATGTAGCTCCGCTTTTTGTTATGTGCGATCCGAGCGATCTGCATGTTGTTCCGCAGATCAAAGCGGTTCATTCCGGAAAGCCGACTATTTTCCTTTATGACCGGTATCCAGGCGGAATCGGGTTGAGTGAGAATGTATATAAGATATGGGATACGGTGATACACGAAGCTCACCAGGTTATCCAAACATGCCCTTGTGAAGCAGGATGCCCTTCTTGTACGGGAACAATGCTTGAAGGGGAAAATGCGAAAGTTCTGGCACTGAAGCTGCTGGATGCAGTCAGGAGAGATGAAAATGTCGATGCAGTCAAAACTGAATCGTTTTAA